The following coding sequences are from one Eleginops maclovinus isolate JMC-PN-2008 ecotype Puerto Natales chromosome 13, JC_Emac_rtc_rv5, whole genome shotgun sequence window:
- the LOC134875110 gene encoding voltage-dependent calcium channel gamma-6 subunit-like: MWSTFFVTDEEGRTVGPAAPGGAVIAPAGAPQGPAALTGLMTGRSTFGGNKRRRTTSTGHAMSEAQEGKIKLAFFVAIVGVVLTVLGVGTEFWVELSPSKSFYNNQTCLTAHYGLWKGCTKSLWVSEIDPDRESCGPAELPGASNCTYFKFFTTGENAVLFQKTTRKNLNVAAAMLALFSLFLMVMGAICITMALSKEIIFFLKPASVCFILSGVLVLLSLIVFHQSVLAFLASDHTVPLQHQLSWSVSCVGCAGAVLIVGGILFLLLALPYSPWQRCLPQKDSSS; this comes from the exons ATGTGGTCTACCTTTTTTGTGACCGATGAGGAGGGCCGTACAGTGGGTCCGGCGGCGCCAGGAGGAGCGGTGATTGCACCGGCAGGAGCACCCCAGGGGCCCGCCGCTCTAACTGGCCTGATGACTGGACGCAGTACATTTGGCGGGAACAAGCGCCGCAGGACAACGTCAACAGGACACGCCATGAGTGAAGCCCAGGAGGGGAAG ATCAAGTTGGCTTTCTTCGTGGCCATTGTGGGCGTTGTGCTGACTGTCCTTGGGGTGGGGACAGAGTTCTGGGTGGAGCTGTCACCGTCAAAAAGTTTCTATAACAACCAG acatgTCTGACAGCTCACTATGGCCTGTGGAAGGGCTGCACAAAGTCTTTGTGGGTGTCCGAAATCGACCCAGATAGAGAGAGCTGCGGACCTGCTGAACTACCCGGAG CATCCAACTGCACCTACTTCAAGTTCTTCACCACGGGGGAAAATGCAGTGTTGTTTCAAAAGACAACAAGGAAAA ATCTGAATGTAGCGGCAGCCATGTTGGCCCTGTTCAGCCTGTttctgatggtgatgggggcCATATGCATCACCATGGCTCTCAGTAAagaaatcattttctttctcaaacCGGCATCTGTCTGCTTTATTTTGTCAG gtGTCCTGGTGCTTCTCTCTCTGATTGTTTTCCACCAGTCTGTCCTTGCCTTCCTGGCCAGCGACCACACGGTCCCGCTGCAACACCAGCTCTCCTGGTCAGTGTCGTGTGTCGGCTGTGCGGGGGCTGTGCTAATCGTGGGTGGGATCCTCTTCCTGCTTCTGGCGCTGCCCTACAGCCCCTGGCAGAGGTGTCTCCCTCAAAAAGACAGCAGCAGCTAG